In one window of Microbacterium sp. PM5 DNA:
- the adhP gene encoding alcohol dehydrogenase AdhP, with translation MTTLTDTPAAAATDAIATTMRAAVVTAPGEPLTVSEVPVPRPGPGQALVRVITSGVCHTDLHAARGDWPVAPKGDLIPGHEGYGEVVALGAGVTTLTVGQKVGNAWLWSACGTCEYCRTGWETLCPAQQNGGYSVDGSFGEFMLVDEKYAARIPDGADPVEVAPILCAGVTVYKGLKMTGVRPGEWVTISGIGGLGHIAVQYARAMGMRVAAVDVDDAKLELARRHGAEVTVNARDADPGIAIQEHTGGTHGVLVTAVHPRAFDQALSVVRRGATIVFNGLPPGTFDADIFDIVLRAITIRGSIVGTRQDMIEALDFYARGQIHPTVHVESLEDVNDIFERMERGQIDGRIVMRY, from the coding sequence ATGACGACTCTGACCGACACCCCTGCTGCCGCGGCGACCGACGCGATCGCCACGACGATGCGCGCCGCGGTGGTCACCGCGCCCGGCGAGCCACTGACCGTCTCCGAGGTCCCCGTGCCACGGCCCGGGCCCGGCCAGGCGCTCGTGCGCGTGATCACCAGCGGCGTCTGCCACACCGACCTCCACGCCGCGCGCGGCGACTGGCCGGTCGCACCGAAGGGCGATCTGATCCCCGGCCACGAAGGCTACGGCGAGGTCGTCGCCCTCGGGGCCGGCGTCACGACACTCACCGTCGGCCAGAAGGTCGGCAACGCCTGGCTGTGGTCCGCCTGCGGAACGTGCGAGTACTGCCGCACCGGGTGGGAGACGCTGTGCCCTGCTCAGCAGAACGGCGGCTACTCGGTCGACGGCAGCTTCGGCGAGTTCATGCTCGTCGACGAGAAGTACGCCGCGCGGATTCCCGACGGAGCCGACCCGGTCGAGGTCGCTCCGATCCTCTGCGCCGGGGTCACCGTGTACAAGGGGCTGAAGATGACCGGCGTGCGACCGGGCGAGTGGGTGACGATCTCCGGCATCGGCGGACTCGGCCACATCGCGGTGCAGTACGCGCGGGCCATGGGCATGCGTGTGGCCGCCGTCGATGTCGACGACGCCAAGCTGGAACTGGCTCGTCGCCACGGTGCGGAAGTGACGGTCAACGCCAGGGACGCGGATCCCGGCATCGCGATCCAAGAGCACACGGGCGGAACGCACGGTGTCCTGGTCACCGCGGTGCATCCCCGGGCCTTCGACCAGGCGCTCAGCGTCGTGCGGCGGGGAGCCACCATCGTCTTCAACGGCCTGCCGCCCGGGACCTTCGACGCCGACATCTTCGACATCGTCCTGCGCGCGATCACGATCCGCGGATCGATCGTCGGCACGCGCCAGGACATGATCGAAGCGCTCGACTTCTATGCCCGCGGTCAGATCCACCCCACCGTGCACGTGGAGAGCCTCGAGGACGTCAACGACATCTTCGAGCGGATGGAGAGGGGCCAGATCGACGGTCGGATCGTCATGCGCTACTGA
- a CDS encoding DNA recombination protein RmuC, whose translation MDAFTLIVVGALCLVVGTAGGWITGVSRAAERTARETADLSARLAAAETSARALGAQLEHERTITRDLGAQARADLSAQQERERRDQLVLRALAPVQESLQLMQQKVTELERDRQNQYGSLAEQLRAARASDEALRATTESLAGALRSNATRGVWGETQLRRVVESAGLTRYVDFDLQASVTSHAGDGRPDMIVRLPGGMSLAVDAKVPLDAYLEASAIAITATGEEAVRRAALLQRHVRAVRAHVDALAKKSYWSGLDASPEFVVCFLPNEALLSTALEEDPTLLDHAFRQRVALASPVNLWAVLKTVAYTWTQQEVSTEARRLFELGTELYQRLGGLAGHAEDLRRAIERTVDSYNRFTGSLESRVLVTARKFPGIDETKLDAATAPASIEKAPRKMLAPEMIPSAAGADDPEPGISADLGSVRDRL comes from the coding sequence ATGGACGCCTTCACCCTCATCGTCGTCGGAGCGCTGTGCCTGGTCGTCGGCACCGCCGGCGGCTGGATCACCGGGGTCTCGCGCGCCGCGGAGCGCACGGCACGCGAGACCGCAGACCTGTCGGCACGCCTGGCGGCGGCGGAGACGTCGGCTCGCGCGCTGGGCGCGCAGCTGGAACATGAGCGCACGATCACCCGCGACCTCGGAGCCCAGGCCCGCGCCGATCTCAGCGCTCAGCAGGAGCGTGAACGACGTGACCAGCTCGTCCTTCGCGCGCTCGCGCCGGTGCAGGAGTCCCTCCAGCTGATGCAGCAGAAGGTGACCGAGCTCGAGCGCGACCGCCAGAATCAGTACGGTTCGCTCGCCGAGCAGCTGCGCGCCGCGCGCGCGAGCGATGAGGCGCTGCGAGCGACCACCGAGTCCCTGGCGGGCGCGCTGCGTTCGAACGCCACACGCGGCGTCTGGGGCGAGACGCAGTTGCGGCGCGTGGTCGAATCGGCGGGCCTCACCCGCTATGTGGATTTCGATCTGCAGGCGTCGGTGACCTCCCACGCCGGCGACGGCAGACCCGACATGATCGTTCGCCTCCCCGGCGGCATGTCACTGGCCGTCGACGCGAAGGTGCCGTTGGATGCCTACCTCGAGGCGTCGGCGATCGCGATCACGGCGACCGGCGAGGAGGCCGTCCGGCGCGCAGCGCTGCTCCAACGTCATGTCCGAGCCGTCCGCGCGCATGTCGATGCCCTCGCGAAGAAGTCGTATTGGTCGGGACTGGACGCGAGCCCCGAGTTCGTCGTGTGCTTCCTGCCGAACGAGGCGCTCCTGTCGACCGCGCTCGAAGAGGATCCCACCTTGCTCGATCACGCCTTCCGTCAGCGCGTGGCACTCGCGTCACCGGTGAACCTCTGGGCCGTTCTGAAGACGGTGGCCTACACCTGGACCCAGCAGGAGGTGTCCACGGAGGCCCGCCGCCTGTTCGAGCTGGGCACCGAACTGTACCAGCGGCTGGGCGGACTCGCCGGACACGCCGAGGATCTCCGTCGGGCCATCGAGCGCACGGTCGACAGCTACAACCGCTTCACCGGATCCCTCGAGTCGCGTGTGCTCGTGACGGCGCGGAAGTTCCCCGGGATCGACGAGACGAAGCTGGATGCCGCGACGGCGCCCGCATCCATCGAGAAGGCGCCCCGCAAGATGCTCGCCCCGGAAATGATCCCGAGCGCAGCCGGTGCCGATGATCCCGAACCGGGCATCTCCGCCGACCTCGGCTCTGTCCGGGACCGGCTGTGA
- a CDS encoding 3'-5' exonuclease: MALDFTAIDFETANSSSASACAVGLTRVRDGRVVETAGWLIKPPAGHDRFFELNIGIHGIRPEDVVDAPTWIDQLSALDRFVGDDVVVAHNAGFDMSVLRRACEATDAACPSYRYLCSLQVARKTYDLSSYRLPSVAAAAGFLDFAHHDAASDALACAHIMIDAAARAGAHDVVELAMLLGVRVPRLAGSDRLAPVAPAVG; this comes from the coding sequence GTGGCCCTCGACTTCACCGCGATCGACTTCGAAACCGCGAACTCGTCGAGCGCCTCGGCGTGCGCGGTCGGTCTCACTCGCGTGCGCGATGGTCGTGTCGTGGAGACGGCGGGCTGGCTCATCAAGCCCCCGGCCGGTCACGACCGCTTCTTCGAGCTGAACATCGGCATCCACGGCATCCGCCCGGAGGACGTCGTGGATGCTCCGACGTGGATCGACCAGCTCTCGGCCCTCGACCGGTTCGTGGGCGACGACGTCGTCGTGGCCCACAACGCCGGATTCGACATGAGCGTCCTGCGGCGCGCGTGCGAGGCGACGGATGCCGCGTGCCCGTCGTATCGCTACCTGTGCAGTCTCCAGGTCGCCCGCAAGACCTACGACCTCTCGTCGTATCGACTGCCGTCGGTCGCCGCTGCCGCGGGATTCCTCGACTTCGCCCACCACGACGCCGCGTCCGATGCGCTCGCCTGCGCGCACATCATGATCGACGCCGCGGCGCGCGCCGGTGCGCACGACGTCGTCGAACTCGCCATGCTGCTCGGTGTGCGCGTCCCGCGGCTCGCCGGCAGCGACCGGCTCGCGCCCGTCGCCCCGGCGGTCGGCTGA
- a CDS encoding DUF6264 family protein, translating to MSDPTGSSTHAQTPRPRPQYGEYASPEEQRARIQQPEPASVSPHPALPHTAPSRVHPPTAPATTAAARPTRTADRIITFALLVYGLVTVVSAVPQLWDFSGFAQTWMQVGGIDATFTNTAQGELWGRIGAFVFIGGWMLTALLSWVSLRARRLSWWIPLVGAIVTFILATVCLTVPLLGDPAIVTHFAR from the coding sequence ATGAGCGACCCGACCGGATCGTCCACACACGCGCAGACGCCGCGTCCGCGTCCGCAGTACGGCGAGTATGCGAGCCCCGAGGAGCAGCGGGCGCGGATCCAGCAGCCCGAGCCGGCCTCCGTCTCGCCCCACCCCGCGCTGCCGCACACGGCACCCAGCCGAGTCCACCCGCCCACCGCTCCGGCGACGACCGCCGCCGCGCGCCCGACGCGCACCGCGGACCGCATCATCACCTTCGCCCTGCTCGTGTACGGTCTCGTGACCGTCGTCAGTGCGGTGCCGCAGCTGTGGGACTTCTCCGGCTTCGCGCAGACGTGGATGCAGGTCGGGGGTATCGACGCGACGTTCACGAACACCGCGCAGGGCGAGCTGTGGGGTCGCATCGGAGCCTTCGTCTTCATCGGCGGGTGGATGCTCACCGCGTTGCTGTCGTGGGTGTCGCTGCGTGCGCGTCGCCTGTCGTGGTGGATTCCCCTCGTCGGGGCGATCGTGACCTTCATCCTCGCCACGGTGTGCTTGACGGTGCCGCTGCTCGGCGACCCTGCGATCGTCACCCACTTCGCCCGATGA
- the glpX gene encoding class II fructose-bisphosphatase, translating to MVSLTADMSPLHPDRNLAMELVRATEAAAIRSVPFIGRGQKEKADGAAVDAMRAFLTTVNFDGVIVIGEGEKDNAPMLFNGEHVGTGRGPQCDVAVDPIDGTSLTAEGRNNALSVLAVSDRGSMLDASSVFYMDKIVTGPAGVGVVDIRLPVGENIRLLAKALGKPVDELVVSVLNRPRHARLIEEIRDAGAGTRLMSDGDVAGGINAARHNARTDMCIGIGGSPEGVATTCAIKALGGHIQGRLWPRDDDEKQRGIDAGLKVDGYVYEADELVTGRNTIFVATGVTNGELVAGVRRDGDFVYTESVVLRGASGTLRRISSEHLTSKWL from the coding sequence ATGGTGAGCCTGACCGCGGACATGAGCCCTTTGCACCCCGACCGGAACCTGGCGATGGAGTTGGTGCGCGCGACGGAGGCGGCGGCCATTCGCTCCGTACCGTTCATCGGACGGGGCCAGAAGGAGAAGGCCGACGGTGCGGCCGTCGACGCCATGCGGGCGTTTCTCACCACGGTGAACTTCGACGGAGTCATCGTCATCGGCGAGGGCGAGAAGGACAACGCTCCCATGCTCTTCAACGGTGAACACGTGGGAACGGGTCGCGGGCCCCAGTGCGACGTCGCCGTCGATCCGATCGACGGAACCTCGCTGACCGCCGAAGGACGCAACAACGCGCTTTCGGTTCTCGCGGTCTCCGATCGCGGCTCCATGCTCGACGCGTCGAGTGTGTTCTACATGGACAAGATCGTCACCGGTCCGGCCGGCGTCGGTGTCGTGGACATCCGCCTGCCCGTCGGCGAGAACATCCGTCTTCTGGCGAAGGCACTGGGCAAGCCCGTCGACGAGCTCGTGGTCTCGGTGCTGAACCGTCCCCGCCACGCCCGACTGATCGAGGAGATCCGCGACGCCGGCGCCGGAACGCGGCTGATGAGCGACGGTGACGTCGCCGGTGGGATCAACGCGGCACGGCACAACGCCCGTACCGACATGTGCATCGGCATCGGAGGCAGCCCCGAAGGCGTCGCGACCACGTGCGCGATCAAGGCGCTCGGAGGCCACATCCAAGGACGTCTCTGGCCGCGCGACGACGACGAGAAGCAGCGCGGGATCGATGCAGGTCTGAAAGTCGACGGCTACGTGTACGAGGCCGACGAACTGGTCACCGGCCGCAACACCATCTTCGTGGCCACGGGCGTCACGAACGGTGAACTGGTTGCCGGTGTTCGGCGTGACGGCGACTTCGTCTATACGGAGAGCGTCGTGCTGCGGGGGGCGTCGGGCACGTTGCGGCGTATTTCGTCGGAGCACCTCACGTCGAAGTGGCTCTGA
- a CDS encoding 4-hydroxy-3-methylbut-2-enyl diphosphate reductase: protein MPGPRGRLQDNPVPGHKRVLLASPRGYCAGVDRAVIAVEKALERYGAPVYVRKQIVHNIHVVTELEAKGAVFVEEVDEVPEGAHVVFSAHGVSPAVVNAASERGLQAIDATCPLVTKVHREAVRFARDDFEILLIGHDGHEEVEGTAGEAPDHVTVVNSPEEADRVVVKDPAKVVWLSQTTLSVDETMETVRRLRERFPELQDPPSDDICYATQNRQVAIKKVAKDADLVIVVGSANSSNSVRLVEVALEYGAKAAYRVDYAHEIQQEWLDGVETVGVTSGASVPEVLVQEVLADLAGAGYADVEQVRTAEEDLMFSLPKELRQDASGRRDDRALGGRSRG from the coding sequence ATTCCAGGCCCGCGCGGACGGCTTCAGGATAACCCGGTCCCCGGACACAAGCGGGTCCTCCTCGCGTCACCGCGAGGGTACTGCGCCGGCGTCGATCGCGCCGTGATCGCCGTCGAGAAGGCGCTGGAGCGCTACGGTGCACCCGTGTACGTGCGCAAGCAGATCGTGCACAACATCCACGTCGTCACCGAGCTCGAGGCGAAGGGAGCCGTGTTCGTCGAGGAGGTCGATGAAGTGCCCGAAGGTGCCCACGTCGTCTTCAGCGCGCACGGTGTGTCGCCGGCCGTCGTGAACGCGGCCTCCGAGCGGGGCCTCCAGGCGATCGATGCCACTTGTCCTCTCGTGACCAAGGTGCACCGCGAGGCGGTGCGCTTCGCCCGCGACGACTTCGAGATCCTCCTCATCGGCCACGACGGCCACGAAGAGGTCGAGGGGACGGCCGGAGAGGCCCCGGACCACGTCACCGTCGTCAACTCGCCCGAGGAAGCCGATCGGGTCGTCGTGAAAGATCCGGCGAAGGTCGTCTGGCTGTCGCAGACGACGCTCTCGGTCGATGAGACCATGGAGACGGTTCGCCGTCTGCGCGAACGTTTTCCCGAGCTTCAGGATCCGCCGTCTGACGACATCTGCTACGCGACGCAGAACCGCCAGGTTGCCATCAAGAAGGTCGCCAAGGACGCCGACCTCGTCATCGTCGTCGGCTCGGCGAACTCCTCCAACTCCGTGCGCCTGGTCGAGGTGGCGCTGGAATACGGCGCGAAAGCGGCCTACCGCGTCGACTACGCCCACGAGATCCAGCAGGAATGGCTCGACGGCGTCGAGACCGTCGGGGTCACCAGCGGAGCCTCCGTGCCCGAGGTGCTCGTGCAGGAAGTCCTCGCCGACCTCGCCGGCGCCGGCTACGCCGACGTCGAGCAGGTGCGCACGGCCGAGGAGGATCTGATGTTCTCGCTTCCCAAGGAGCTCCGCCAGGATGCGAGCGGGCGCCGGGACGACCGTGCACTGGGTGGGCGGTCGCGCGGATGA
- a CDS encoding MOSC domain-containing protein → MSDTGRLLAVCVVRALRPDAGSLGVTAIDKAAVDGAVRLGRYGAYADVQANRKHHGGLDKALYAYAQEDAEFWETQLRAPLPPGWFGENLRVEGLDVNRARIGEQWRIGETAVVEVTMPRTPCQTFARWVRTVDRSAERGWVRRLSAERRLGPYLRVVRTGSVRAGDPIRVIHVPDGAPGLLDAYVDPA, encoded by the coding sequence ATGAGCGACACGGGGCGCCTTCTCGCCGTCTGCGTCGTACGGGCGCTGCGCCCTGACGCCGGATCACTCGGTGTGACAGCGATCGATAAGGCCGCGGTCGACGGGGCGGTGCGCCTCGGACGCTACGGCGCGTATGCCGATGTGCAGGCGAATCGGAAGCACCATGGTGGCCTGGACAAGGCTCTGTATGCGTACGCGCAGGAGGACGCCGAGTTCTGGGAGACGCAGCTGCGGGCGCCTCTCCCGCCCGGATGGTTCGGCGAGAACCTCCGTGTCGAGGGGCTCGACGTCAATCGTGCCCGTATCGGCGAGCAGTGGCGGATCGGGGAGACGGCCGTCGTCGAGGTGACGATGCCGCGGACACCGTGCCAGACCTTCGCCCGCTGGGTGCGCACCGTCGACCGGTCGGCGGAACGCGGCTGGGTGCGGCGGTTGTCGGCAGAACGGCGGCTCGGTCCGTACCTGCGCGTCGTGCGTACGGGCTCCGTCCGCGCGGGCGATCCCATCCGGGTGATCCACGTGCCCGACGGTGCTCCGGGACTGCTCGACGCGTACGTCGACCCTGCCTGA
- the fbaA gene encoding class II fructose-bisphosphate aldolase: MPVATPEQYAEMLDRAKAGGYAFPAINAASSQSINAILQGLTEAGSDGIIQVTTGGADYFAGHTVKGRATGALAFAKFATEVAKNYPITVALHTDHCPKPALEDFVLPLIAASEEEVRAGRNPIFQSHMWDGSAVALDENIAIAKELLPRMKNINAILEVEIGVVGGEEDGVKHEGSNEALYTTTADVSRFVEALGLGENGRYIAALTFGNVHGVYKPGNVKLRPELLGEIQAGIAERFGTDAKPLDLVFHGGSGSTPEEIATAVANGVVKMNIDTDTQYAFTRSVAGFMFSNYDGVLKVDGEVGNKKAYDPRAWGKVAETAMAARVVEATQQLGSAGHSISL, encoded by the coding sequence ATGCCTGTCGCCACCCCTGAGCAATACGCCGAGATGCTGGACCGCGCGAAGGCCGGTGGCTACGCGTTCCCCGCGATCAACGCCGCCAGCTCGCAGTCGATCAACGCGATCCTGCAGGGTCTGACCGAAGCCGGATCCGACGGCATCATCCAGGTGACCACCGGCGGAGCCGACTATTTCGCGGGCCACACCGTGAAGGGTCGCGCCACCGGCGCGCTGGCGTTCGCGAAGTTCGCGACCGAGGTCGCCAAGAACTACCCGATCACGGTGGCTCTGCACACCGACCACTGCCCCAAGCCCGCCCTCGAGGACTTCGTGCTCCCGCTGATCGCGGCATCCGAGGAGGAGGTCCGCGCCGGTCGCAACCCCATCTTCCAGTCGCACATGTGGGACGGGTCGGCTGTTGCGCTCGACGAGAACATCGCCATCGCGAAGGAGTTGCTGCCTCGCATGAAGAACATCAACGCGATTCTCGAGGTCGAGATCGGCGTGGTCGGCGGCGAAGAGGACGGCGTCAAGCACGAGGGCTCCAACGAGGCGCTCTACACGACCACCGCCGATGTGTCTCGATTCGTCGAGGCGCTCGGCCTCGGCGAGAACGGCCGCTATATCGCCGCTCTGACGTTCGGCAATGTGCACGGCGTCTACAAGCCCGGCAACGTGAAGCTGCGCCCCGAGCTGCTCGGTGAGATCCAGGCGGGCATCGCGGAGCGCTTCGGCACCGACGCGAAGCCCCTCGACCTGGTCTTCCACGGTGGCAGCGGCTCGACGCCGGAGGAGATCGCGACCGCCGTGGCCAACGGTGTCGTCAAGATGAACATCGACACCGACACGCAGTACGCCTTCACGCGTTCGGTCGCCGGCTTCATGTTCAGCAACTACGACGGCGTGTTGAAGGTCGACGGCGAGGTGGGCAACAAGAAGGCCTACGACCCGCGCGCCTGGGGCAAGGTGGCCGAGACGGCCATGGCCGCTCGCGTCGTCGAGGCGACACAGCAGCTCGGCTCGGCAGGGCATTCGATCAGCCTCTGA
- a CDS encoding exodeoxyribonuclease VII small subunit — MDAMTSDTATDVADLSFEQARDELVRVVAELEQGAPTLEQSLALWTRGEALAARCEEWLLGAKRLLDAARPADAES; from the coding sequence ATGGACGCCATGACCAGCGACACGGCCACCGACGTCGCCGATCTCTCATTCGAGCAGGCCCGGGACGAGCTCGTGCGCGTTGTAGCCGAACTCGAGCAGGGCGCGCCGACTCTGGAGCAGTCGCTCGCCCTGTGGACCCGCGGTGAAGCTCTCGCCGCGCGCTGCGAGGAGTGGCTGCTCGGCGCGAAGCGGCTTCTCGATGCCGCCCGTCCCGCGGACGCGGAGTCGTAA
- a CDS encoding DUF4245 family protein, producing MASGPRIVAELGRPETPAETADRKAAASRAYRQSKTFRNLVAALLVIMAVVAVVYFGVPRGSLPDPEEADVAAAAQSASEAIGHPLLVPVVPENWRANSARLEGSMWRVVYAPPSGYVRVAQGVDADAGWATKVLGGFAPSGSVTIDGIAWDEYTIPAAARTDTVSYAISTTAGSDTVLIYGATDAATAAVAASGVTDQILTMREEKR from the coding sequence ATGGCATCGGGTCCTCGCATCGTCGCGGAGCTCGGCCGACCCGAGACGCCCGCGGAGACCGCCGATCGCAAGGCGGCCGCCTCGCGGGCGTACCGCCAGAGCAAGACCTTCCGCAACCTGGTGGCAGCTCTCCTGGTCATCATGGCCGTCGTCGCCGTCGTCTACTTCGGGGTGCCGCGCGGTTCACTGCCCGACCCTGAGGAAGCGGACGTGGCCGCGGCAGCGCAGAGCGCGTCGGAAGCCATCGGACACCCCCTGCTGGTTCCCGTCGTCCCCGAGAACTGGCGCGCCAACTCGGCGCGACTGGAGGGCTCGATGTGGCGCGTCGTGTATGCACCGCCGAGCGGCTACGTGCGCGTGGCACAGGGCGTCGACGCCGACGCCGGATGGGCGACGAAGGTGCTGGGCGGGTTCGCGCCCTCCGGCAGCGTCACCATCGACGGGATCGCCTGGGACGAGTACACGATCCCTGCCGCCGCCCGCACCGACACGGTCTCGTACGCCATCTCGACGACGGCCGGCTCCGACACGGTGCTGATCTACGGGGCGACCGACGCCGCAACGGCCGCCGTCGCGGCGTCCGGCGTCACCGATCAGATTCTGACCATGCGCGAGGAGAAGAGATGA
- a CDS encoding carbonic anhydrase, which yields MNATVRPTPSLVWEEMLEGNARFVAGEPRHPRQDVERRNELAAAQTPRAALFGCADSRLAAEIIFDQGLGDLFVVRNAGQVASDSAVASLEYAVAALDVSLIIVLAHDACGAVRAAIDSTALGSPELPPHIWRLIARIVPAARTVLRDAGGEVDPRELDAEDVGREHLKNTVDDLLASSRLIADAVAEGRLGIVGANYRLSEGTAVPHVAVGLQTA from the coding sequence ATGAACGCAACCGTCCGCCCCACCCCTTCGCTCGTCTGGGAGGAGATGCTCGAGGGCAACGCCCGTTTCGTCGCAGGTGAGCCGCGCCATCCGCGACAAGACGTCGAGCGGCGCAACGAGCTCGCCGCCGCTCAGACCCCACGGGCCGCGCTGTTCGGCTGTGCGGATTCACGCCTGGCGGCGGAGATCATCTTCGATCAGGGCCTCGGCGACCTGTTCGTCGTCCGTAACGCCGGCCAGGTCGCCTCGGACTCCGCGGTGGCCAGCCTGGAGTATGCCGTCGCGGCGCTGGACGTCTCGCTCATCATCGTGCTCGCACACGACGCGTGCGGTGCCGTGCGCGCCGCGATCGACTCCACCGCGCTCGGCTCGCCCGAACTCCCCCCGCACATCTGGCGCCTGATCGCGCGCATCGTGCCGGCGGCACGCACCGTGCTCCGCGATGCCGGCGGCGAGGTCGATCCTCGTGAGCTGGACGCCGAGGACGTGGGACGGGAACACCTCAAGAACACGGTCGACGATCTGCTCGCCTCCTCGCGGCTCATCGCCGACGCGGTCGCCGAGGGCCGACTGGGCATCGTGGGCGCGAACTACCGGCTGAGCGAGGGCACGGCGGTGCCGCACGTCGCCGTAGGCCTCCAGACGGCCTGA
- the xseA gene encoding exodeoxyribonuclease VII large subunit produces MASFASAPGHVPPPDAVAPRDSRADAPTSVSRLNETIRGFVSTWGSVWVEGEITAWNLRGGHVFGRLKDANGDAMLSFRLWSSTLQRLPDDLKVGDLVVACVKSDFFVKTGDFTFTVSAMRHTGLGDQLERLEKLRAQLRAEGLFDPARKKRLPFLPQLVGLVTGERSDAEKDVHRNAELRWPGVRFRTIHAAVQGERCVPETIAALTALDADPNVDVIIIARGGGDPQTLLGFSDERLVRAVAAASTPVVSAIGHENDHPLLDDVADVRASTPTDAAKRVVPDVSEQRALVNQLRSRARTRLTQRVGHDIAQLEQLRSRPVLRTPESLLTPRAHELWTLVSRGRDIVHRRMDAAERTTAQLRASLRALSPGATLERGYAIAHLDAGVIVRDARQVPVGTSVTVTVAEGSFTARSAGPLAEDAGGAA; encoded by the coding sequence ATGGCATCGTTCGCGTCCGCCCCCGGGCACGTCCCTCCTCCCGATGCGGTCGCTCCGCGCGACTCACGCGCCGATGCTCCGACGTCGGTGTCACGGTTGAACGAGACCATCCGCGGGTTCGTCTCGACCTGGGGGTCCGTCTGGGTCGAAGGTGAGATCACCGCGTGGAACCTCCGCGGCGGACACGTCTTCGGGCGCCTGAAGGACGCGAACGGTGACGCGATGCTCTCGTTCCGTCTGTGGTCTTCGACCCTTCAGCGCCTGCCCGATGACCTCAAGGTCGGCGACCTCGTGGTGGCGTGCGTGAAGAGCGACTTCTTCGTGAAGACCGGAGACTTCACCTTCACCGTCTCCGCGATGCGCCATACGGGCCTCGGCGATCAGCTCGAGCGGCTCGAGAAGCTGCGCGCCCAGTTGCGTGCAGAGGGACTGTTCGACCCTGCCCGCAAGAAGCGCCTTCCGTTCCTTCCCCAGCTCGTCGGCCTCGTCACCGGTGAGCGCAGCGACGCGGAGAAGGATGTGCACCGCAACGCCGAACTGCGCTGGCCGGGGGTCCGCTTCCGCACGATCCATGCCGCGGTCCAGGGCGAGCGCTGCGTTCCCGAGACGATCGCCGCGCTCACGGCGCTCGATGCCGACCCGAACGTCGACGTCATCATCATCGCCCGCGGCGGCGGCGATCCGCAGACCCTGCTCGGCTTCAGCGATGAACGCCTGGTGCGTGCGGTGGCCGCGGCATCCACGCCGGTCGTCTCCGCCATCGGCCACGAGAACGACCATCCGCTACTCGACGACGTCGCGGACGTACGGGCGTCGACACCGACGGATGCCGCCAAGCGCGTCGTCCCCGACGTCTCGGAGCAACGGGCGCTCGTGAACCAGCTGCGCTCGCGCGCGCGCACGCGCCTCACGCAAAGGGTCGGTCACGACATCGCCCAGCTCGAGCAGCTGCGCTCGCGTCCTGTGCTGCGGACGCCCGAGTCTCTGCTCACGCCCCGCGCCCACGAGCTCTGGACCCTCGTCTCGCGCGGCCGCGACATCGTGCACCGACGGATGGATGCCGCGGAACGCACGACGGCGCAGCTGCGCGCGTCGCTGCGCGCCCTCTCCCCCGGCGCGACACTCGAACGCGGCTATGCCATCGCCCATCTGGATGCCGGGGTCATCGTCCGCGACGCTCGTCAGGTTCCCGTGGGCACCTCCGTGACGGTCACCGTCGCCGAGGGCTCGTTCACCGCGCGCTCGGCGGGTCCGCTCGCAGAAGACGCCGGCGGGGCGGCCTAG